From Prevotella melaninogenica, the proteins below share one genomic window:
- a CDS encoding IMPACT family protein: MDSDKYKTIKEKAISEGYYSEKRSKFLAFAHHVDSVEEALEIVKEYRKKYYDARHCCYAYRVGFDGTEFRANDDGEPSSTAGKPILGQIDSYGLTNTLICVIRYYGGINLGTGGLIVAYREAAADALSNSEIEEKFIEEEVKYTFTYPMMNDVMRIIKEMNPRIVNQVFDNTCEVVLSIRKGQAEELRTRLKKLSFD, from the coding sequence ATGGATAGCGATAAATATAAGACAATAAAAGAGAAAGCGATTAGCGAGGGATATTACTCTGAAAAGCGGAGTAAGTTCCTCGCTTTTGCGCATCATGTTGATTCTGTCGAAGAGGCGTTAGAGATAGTAAAAGAATATCGAAAGAAGTATTATGATGCTCGCCATTGCTGCTATGCTTATAGAGTAGGTTTTGATGGTACTGAATTCCGAGCAAATGATGATGGTGAACCGTCTTCAACAGCAGGTAAGCCAATTCTTGGACAGATTGATAGTTATGGACTAACAAATACACTCATTTGTGTTATCCGTTATTATGGAGGTATAAACCTCGGTACTGGTGGTTTGATTGTTGCCTACCGTGAGGCTGCAGCAGATGCATTATCAAATAGCGAGATAGAAGAAAAATTCATTGAAGAAGAAGTGAAATATACATTTACTTATCCGATGATGAATGATGTTATGCGAATCATTAAGGAAATGAATCCTCGCATTGTTAATCAAGTATTTGACAATACTTGTGAAGTTGTTCTTTCTATCAGAAAAGGGCAGGCAGAAGAACTACGCACTCGACTGAAGAAATTGTCTTTTGATTGA